Proteins encoded together in one Mus caroli chromosome 4, CAROLI_EIJ_v1.1, whole genome shotgun sequence window:
- the Slc9a1 gene encoding sodium/hydrogen exchanger 1 isoform X2, with amino-acid sequence MAYLSAELFHLSGIMALIASGVVMRPYVEANISHKSHTTIKYFLKMWSSVSETLIFIFLGVSTVAGSHQWNWTFVISTLLFCLIARVLGVLVLTWFINKFRIVKLTPKDQFIIAYGGLRGAIAFSLGYLLDKKHFPMCDLFLTAIITVIFFTVFVQGMTIRPLVDLLAVKKKQETKRSINEEIHTQFLDHLLTGIEDICGHYGHHHWKDKLNRFNKKYVKKCLIAGERSKEPQLIAFYHKMEMKQAIELVESGGMGKIPSAVSTVSMQNIHPKAVTSDRILPALSKDKEEEIRKILRSNLQKTRQRLRSYNRHTLVADPYEEAWNQMLLRRQKARQLEQKITNYLTVPAHKLDSPTLSRARIGSDPLAYEPKADLPVITIDPASPQSPESVDLVNEELKGKVLGLNRGPRVTPEEEEEDEDGIIMIRSKEPSSPGTDDVFTPGSSDSPSSQRIQRCLSDPGPHPEPGEGEPFIPKGQ; translated from the exons CCTCATCGCCTCAGGAGTAGTGATGCGCCCCTATGTGGAGGCCAACATCTCCCACAAATCCCACACCACCATCAAGTACTTCCTGAAGATGTGGAGCAGCGTCAGTGAGAccctcatcttcatcttcctcgGTGTCTCCACTGTGGCCGGCTCCCACCAGTGGAACTGGACCTTCGTCATCAGCACCCTGCTCTTCTGCCTCATCGCCCGGGTGCTGG GTGTCCTGGTCCTGACCTGGTTCATCAACAAGTTCCGCATTGTCAAGCTGACCCCCAAGGACCAGTTCATCATTGCCTATGGGGGCCTGCGAGGGGCCATCGCCTTCTCGCTGGGCTACCTCCTGGACAAGAAGCACTTCCCCATGTGTGACCTGTTCCTCACCGCCATCATCACCGTCATCTTTTTCACAGTCTTTGTGCAG GGCATGACCATTCGGCCCCTAGTCGACCTGTTGGCCgtgaagaaaaagcaagaaacaaagcGCTCCATCAACGAGGAGATCCACACACAG TTCCTGGACCACCTTCTGACAGGCATCGAGGACATCTGTGGTCATTATGGCCACCATCACTGGAAGGACAA GCTCAACCGTTTTAATAAGAAGTATGTGAAGAAGTGCCTGATAGCAGGAGAGCGCTCCAAAGAGCCCCAGCTCATCGCCTTCTACCACAAGATGGAGATGAAGCAGGCCATCGAGCTGGTGGAGAGCGGAGGCATGGGCAAGATCCCATCTGCTGTCTCCACTGTCTCTATGCA GAACATCCACCCCAAGGCTGTGACTTCAGATCGCATCTTGCCAGCACTGTCcaaggacaaggaggaagagatCCGCAAAATCTTGAGGAGCAATCTGCAGAAAACCCGGCAACGG CTGCGGTCCTATAACAGACACACGCTGGTGGCCGACCCCTACGAGGAAGCCTGGAACCAGATGCTGCTGCGAAGGCAGAAGGCCCGGCAGCTGGAGCAGAAG atCACCAACTACCTGACAGTACCGGCCCACAAGCTGGACTCGCCCACCCTGTCTCGGGCCCGCATAGGCTCAG ACCCACTGGCCTATGAACCCAAGGCAGACCTGCCTGTCATCACCATTGACCCGGCCTCCCCACAGTCCCCTGAGTCTGTGGACCTGGTGAACGAGGAGTTGAAGGGCAAGGTCCTAGGGCTAAACCGGGGTCCCAGGGTGACTccggaggaagaggaggaagatgaggacgGCATCATCATGATTCGGAGCAAGGAGCCCTCATCCCCAGGCACCGACGACGTCTTCACCCCTGGATCAAGTGACAGCCCCAGCTCCCAGAGAATACAACGCTGCCTCAGTGACCCAGGCCCTCACCCTGAGCCTGGGGAGGGAGAGCCTTTCATCCCCAAAGGACAGTAG